One window from the genome of Aeromonas sp. FDAARGOS 1405 encodes:
- a CDS encoding MarR family transcriptional regulator, with protein MTDLERLRELSLAEQIARMHRLWRTAADLELAPLGLTHPRWTALWKLSRMGSHVSQKTLAEALEIELPSLMRTLGQLEEQGLIERHCCSQDKRARIVCVTPAGQTLLDQIADRIMNIRRELLGGIDEQTLQLFEATVQRISANALSKIEQHHDRQAGGDTSPPDASTERE; from the coding sequence ATGACGGATCTGGAAAGGTTGCGCGAGCTGTCGCTCGCCGAGCAGATAGCGCGGATGCACCGGCTATGGCGCACTGCCGCCGATCTGGAGCTGGCCCCCCTTGGCCTCACCCATCCCCGCTGGACCGCGCTGTGGAAGCTCTCCCGCATGGGGAGCCATGTCAGCCAGAAGACCCTGGCCGAAGCCCTCGAAATAGAACTGCCCTCCCTGATGCGCACCCTGGGCCAGCTGGAAGAGCAGGGACTGATTGAGCGCCACTGCTGCAGTCAGGACAAGCGGGCCCGCATCGTCTGCGTGACCCCAGCCGGCCAGACCCTGCTCGATCAGATCGCCGACCGCATCATGAATATTCGCCGGGAGCTGCTGGGGGGAATCGACGAGCAGACCCTACAGCTGTTTGAAGCCACGGTGCAGCGGATCTCGGCCAACGCCCTCAGCAAGATTGAACAGCACCACGACCGACAGGCAGGAGGCGATACAAGCCCTCCCGATGCCAGCACAGAGAGAGAATAA
- a CDS encoding HlyD family secretion protein: MTPDQQFTRWIKWSMAGFTTLFAYFLIADLLMPLTPQAMATRVVTKLAPQVSGKVIEVAVHNNQQVKKGDLLFRLDPAPFELAVEQARLALAQAEQQNSELDAALTAAVAEINAKETLASQKWREAERIDALYQRHMVSLQQKDEADSALRSAQANLRASQAKLAQIKASRGVTGEDNLLLRQARNQLAQAQLALSYSQVHADQDGTITNLQLKPGSIASAGSPLLALVSEQVDVIADFREKSLRHVGAQTRALVAFDGEPGQLYPARVSSLDAGVSAGQFDANGRLAAPVESDRWVRDAQRMRLHLELDQLPDHLPAGARATVQLLPDNALTAMLARGQIHLLSLLHYVY; the protein is encoded by the coding sequence ATGACCCCGGATCAACAATTTACCCGCTGGATCAAATGGTCCATGGCTGGCTTTACCACCCTGTTTGCCTATTTTCTGATAGCTGACCTGCTGATGCCCCTCACCCCTCAGGCAATGGCGACCCGGGTGGTCACCAAGCTGGCCCCCCAGGTGAGCGGCAAGGTGATCGAGGTCGCCGTTCACAACAACCAGCAGGTCAAGAAAGGAGATCTGCTGTTCAGGCTGGATCCGGCCCCTTTTGAACTGGCAGTGGAGCAGGCCCGCCTTGCGCTGGCGCAGGCAGAGCAGCAGAACAGTGAACTGGATGCCGCCCTGACCGCCGCCGTTGCCGAGATCAACGCCAAGGAGACCCTGGCCAGCCAGAAGTGGCGCGAGGCTGAGCGGATCGATGCGCTTTACCAACGTCACATGGTTTCGCTGCAACAAAAAGATGAGGCTGACAGCGCCCTGCGCAGCGCCCAGGCCAACCTGCGCGCCAGTCAGGCCAAACTGGCCCAGATCAAGGCCAGTCGTGGCGTAACCGGTGAGGATAATCTGTTGCTGCGCCAGGCCCGCAACCAGCTGGCGCAAGCGCAGCTGGCCCTCTCTTACAGCCAGGTCCACGCGGATCAGGATGGCACCATCACCAACCTGCAGCTCAAGCCGGGCAGTATCGCCAGCGCGGGCAGCCCGCTGCTGGCGCTGGTGTCGGAACAGGTGGACGTCATTGCCGATTTTCGGGAGAAAAGCCTGCGCCATGTCGGCGCGCAAACCCGCGCACTGGTCGCCTTCGATGGCGAGCCGGGTCAGCTCTATCCTGCCCGGGTGAGCAGTCTGGATGCCGGGGTGAGTGCCGGTCAGTTTGATGCCAATGGTCGACTGGCCGCACCGGTGGAGTCAGATCGCTGGGTGCGGGATGCCCAGCGGATGCGGCTGCACCTCGAGCTGGACCAGCTCCCCGACCATCTGCCAGCCGGGGCGCGGGCCACGGTGCAACTGCTGCCGGACAATGCCCTGACCGCCATGCTGGCACGGGGCCAGATCCACCTGCTCAGCCTGCTCCATTATGTCTACTAA
- a CDS encoding DUF2955 domain-containing protein has product MSTNHATHPSANTAPAHLVGGAATHLWYRPLTGNELRQCLRIAFGCTTGFLLCKLFGWNYGVFYTVTPVLLLGMVPVMNGHAARQLIAAAMVCGVEVGLLGGLFGSHPALMTPIAFLLFLYRFAAMSRGSLFLFGANGVLSLSIMLHFASYPQTDLNDLILNNIWASLLSVLIAYLMTMLIPDVEARPKPASAPKAPHRMRHEALLGATVATLSFLVFQVFDLRDSMSAQATTLLVLFPMHWNGALSYARKRAMGTLLGVTFGLLGQLLLYDWSGQLLLVAPLLWLGAMLFSHAHVKEAGGSGVGFGALTTLGILFGQYLTPSNDLVFSALYRVSSILFAIVVTLLACYLVHRLLNRFEATRFGY; this is encoded by the coding sequence ATGTCTACTAACCACGCCACTCACCCGTCGGCCAATACTGCCCCAGCCCACCTCGTCGGTGGTGCTGCCACTCACCTCTGGTATCGGCCCCTCACTGGCAACGAGCTGCGCCAGTGCCTGCGCATCGCTTTTGGCTGCACCACGGGCTTTCTGCTCTGCAAACTGTTTGGCTGGAATTACGGGGTCTTCTATACGGTCACGCCGGTGCTGCTGCTGGGGATGGTGCCTGTAATGAATGGCCATGCCGCACGCCAGCTGATCGCGGCGGCGATGGTCTGTGGGGTGGAGGTCGGGCTGCTGGGGGGGCTGTTTGGCAGCCATCCGGCACTGATGACTCCCATCGCCTTTCTGCTGTTTCTCTACCGTTTCGCCGCCATGTCGCGGGGCAGCCTGTTTCTGTTCGGGGCCAACGGGGTGCTGAGCCTCAGCATCATGCTGCACTTTGCCAGCTATCCGCAGACCGACCTCAACGACCTGATCCTCAACAATATCTGGGCGAGCCTGCTGTCGGTGCTGATCGCCTACCTGATGACCATGCTGATCCCGGATGTGGAGGCCAGACCCAAGCCCGCCTCGGCCCCCAAGGCACCGCACCGGATGCGCCATGAAGCCCTGCTGGGTGCCACTGTGGCCACCCTGTCGTTTCTGGTATTTCAGGTGTTTGACCTGCGCGACTCCATGTCTGCCCAGGCCACAACCCTGCTGGTGCTGTTCCCCATGCACTGGAACGGTGCGCTGAGTTATGCCCGTAAACGGGCGATGGGTACCTTGCTGGGGGTCACCTTCGGCCTGCTCGGCCAACTGCTGCTCTATGACTGGTCAGGGCAACTGCTGCTGGTCGCTCCACTGCTGTGGCTCGGCGCCATGCTGTTCAGCCATGCCCACGTCAAGGAGGCAGGCGGCTCCGGGGTCGGCTTTGGCGCCCTCACCACCCTCGGCATCCTGTTTGGCCAGTACCTCACCCCGAGCAACGATCTGGTGTTCAGCGCCCTCTACCGGGTGAGCAGCATCCTGTTTGCCATCGTGGTCACCCTGCTGGCCTGCTACCTCGTCCACCGGTTGCTCAACCGCTTCGAGGCGACCCGCTTCGGTTATTGA
- a CDS encoding ABC transporter substrate-binding protein: MVSLFKKWLVCLVLLATSPLGAAPLVIGAEDDWAPYCERGKDNEDGQPRGLAPELVKAVFAAEGIEIVFRTLPFARCMHDAKSGKLAGCFNATITEENRYQYHWHDTPMFEEDLAIFALASDPQRDLKLTSLEGKRVGITLGYTYPTDFMENPRITRFQAKSDAQILEMLVRGRVDYILMNGMPGYLKIQQKQLTGKVVKVGKISTDGFWLAFSRNTPQGEALAKQFEQGLQKIKNNGTYETLIRQFETRLGLH, from the coding sequence ATGGTTTCGTTGTTTAAAAAATGGCTGGTGTGTCTGGTGCTGCTGGCCACCAGCCCGCTCGGGGCGGCTCCGCTTGTCATTGGCGCCGAAGATGACTGGGCTCCCTACTGCGAGCGCGGCAAGGACAATGAGGATGGCCAGCCCCGCGGACTGGCGCCTGAGTTGGTCAAGGCGGTGTTCGCCGCCGAAGGGATCGAGATTGTCTTTCGCACCCTCCCCTTCGCCCGCTGCATGCACGATGCAAAAAGCGGCAAACTTGCGGGGTGCTTCAACGCTACCATCACCGAAGAGAACCGCTACCAGTACCATTGGCACGATACCCCCATGTTCGAGGAGGATCTCGCCATCTTCGCTCTTGCCAGCGACCCGCAACGGGATCTCAAGCTTACCTCGCTGGAGGGCAAGCGGGTGGGCATCACCCTCGGCTACACCTACCCCACCGATTTTATGGAGAACCCCAGGATCACCCGCTTTCAGGCCAAATCCGATGCCCAGATCCTCGAGATGCTGGTACGTGGCCGGGTCGACTACATCCTGATGAACGGTATGCCGGGCTACCTCAAGATCCAGCAGAAGCAGCTGACCGGCAAGGTGGTCAAGGTTGGCAAGATCTCCACCGATGGCTTCTGGCTCGCTTTCTCCCGCAACACACCGCAAGGGGAAGCGCTGGCCAAGCAGTTCGAGCAGGGATTGCAGAAGATCAAGAACAACGGCACCTATGAGACGCTGATCCGCCAGTTTGAAACCAGACTTGGCCTGCACTGA
- a CDS encoding MliC family protein — protein sequence MNKAHMMAAGALALGLLAGCNQGNTLSVTGGEPVSYQCEQGKKVQVRYFSLSDESLNFIKLSLPNGKDYTLPQAISASGARYTDEHEAVWWNKGDEGFVELRDQDGEWQTAYNDCKQQ from the coding sequence ATGAATAAAGCACATATGATGGCCGCTGGTGCGCTGGCCCTCGGCCTGCTCGCTGGCTGCAATCAGGGCAATACCCTCTCAGTCACTGGTGGCGAACCGGTCAGTTACCAGTGCGAGCAGGGCAAGAAGGTGCAGGTGCGCTACTTCTCCCTCTCAGACGAGAGCCTCAACTTTATCAAGCTATCACTGCCGAACGGCAAGGATTACACCCTGCCCCAGGCCATTTCGGCCTCCGGCGCCCGCTATACGGACGAACATGAGGCCGTCTGGTGGAACAAGGGGGATGAGGGCTTTGTCGAGCTTCGGGATCAGGATGGCGAGTGGCAGACCGCCTACAACGACTGCAAACAGCAATAA